In the Pseudomonas sp. ADAK2 genome, one interval contains:
- a CDS encoding TDT family transporter, which produces MICPNAAKPGYKPLSLLPRPLEAIRQFTPNWFAATMGTGVLALALAQLPVAIPGLHAVAEGLWLFNIVLFVLFTGLYAARWVLFFDEARRIFGHSTVSMFFGTIPMGLATIINGFLVFGLPRWGDGVIQVAEVLWWLDVAMSLACGVLIPYMMFTRQEHSIDQMTAVWLLPVVAAEVAAASGGLLAPHLAEAHSQLVVLVTSYVLWAFSLPVAFSILTILLLRMALHKLPHENMAASSWLALGPIGTGALGMLLLGADAPAIFAANGLPGIGEIAAGLGLVAGITLWGFGLWWMLIAVLITVRYLRAGIPFNLGWWGFTFPLGVYSLATLKLASTLNLTFFSMFGCVLVALLAVMWLIVGKRTVQGAWRGELFVSPCIAGLKK; this is translated from the coding sequence ATGATCTGCCCCAATGCTGCCAAGCCCGGTTACAAACCTTTAAGTCTTCTTCCTCGCCCTTTGGAAGCGATTCGCCAGTTCACCCCGAACTGGTTCGCCGCCACCATGGGCACTGGCGTGCTGGCGCTGGCGCTGGCGCAATTGCCGGTGGCCATTCCCGGACTGCACGCAGTCGCCGAGGGTTTGTGGCTGTTCAATATCGTTCTGTTTGTGCTGTTCACCGGGCTGTACGCCGCGCGTTGGGTGCTGTTCTTCGATGAGGCGCGGCGGATTTTCGGGCACTCCACGGTCTCGATGTTTTTCGGCACGATTCCCATGGGCCTGGCGACCATCATTAACGGCTTTCTGGTGTTCGGTTTGCCGCGCTGGGGCGATGGGGTGATTCAAGTCGCCGAAGTGCTTTGGTGGCTGGATGTGGCGATGTCCCTGGCCTGTGGCGTGCTGATTCCGTACATGATGTTTACCCGCCAGGAACACAGCATCGACCAGATGACCGCCGTCTGGCTGTTGCCCGTCGTGGCCGCGGAAGTGGCCGCCGCCAGCGGTGGTCTGTTGGCGCCGCACTTGGCCGAGGCCCATTCGCAACTGGTAGTGCTGGTGACCAGCTACGTGCTTTGGGCCTTTTCCCTGCCGGTAGCGTTCAGCATTCTGACCATTCTGTTGCTGCGCATGGCCCTGCATAAGTTGCCCCACGAAAACATGGCCGCTTCCAGTTGGCTGGCCCTCGGGCCGATTGGCACCGGCGCGCTGGGCATGTTGCTGCTGGGCGCCGATGCTCCGGCGATCTTCGCTGCCAACGGTTTGCCCGGTATCGGCGAAATCGCCGCCGGGCTGGGGCTGGTGGCCGGGATCACGCTGTGGGGCTTTGGGCTGTGGTGGATGCTGATCGCGGTGCTGATCACCGTGCGTTACCTGCGCGCCGGCATTCCGTTCAACCTCGGCTGGTGGGGTTTTACGTTCCCGCTGGGCGTCTATTCTCTGGCCACGCTGAAATTGGCGAGCACCTTGAACCTGACTTTCTTCAGCATGTTTGGCTGCGTGTTGGTGGCGTTGCTGGCGGTGATGTGGCTGATTGTCGGCAAGCGAACCGTACAGGGCGCCTGGCGTGGTGAGCTATTTGTCTCGCCG
- a CDS encoding cupin, which translates to MKIIRSKSFTAERAWGALDIANMNGITTRLHWTDQPYKWHVNDGQEVFVVLDGQVQMHYREAGVEQQTLLDVGDIFYASVGTEHVAHPLGAARILVIESEGSV; encoded by the coding sequence ATGAAGATCATCCGCAGCAAATCTTTTACCGCCGAACGTGCCTGGGGCGCGCTGGACATCGCCAACATGAACGGCATCACTACCCGTTTGCACTGGACCGATCAGCCGTACAAATGGCACGTCAACGATGGTCAGGAAGTGTTCGTGGTGCTTGATGGGCAGGTGCAGATGCACTACCGCGAAGCAGGCGTCGAACAGCAGACCTTACTGGACGTCGGCGATATTTTTTATGCCTCGGTGGGCACCGAGCATGTGGCGCATCCGCTGGGCGCGGCGCGGATATTGGTGATCGAATCAGAAGGCAGTGTTTGA
- a CDS encoding MFS transporter, which produces MSYPTSNRVSLWFLAITLLSFLAASTAPTPLYHLYQEQLQFSAATLTLIFGVYALSLLVALLTVGSLSDFLGRKPVIFTAILLNMLAMLLFINADSVTWLISARVLQGFATGMATAVLSAALLDTDRQQGPLINSVAPLLGMAIGAMGCGLLAEFAPLPLQLTFWVLLALFVMQALYVWRLPESVSVQPGAWASLRPTLHVPVQARRTLWSVLPINTAVWALGGFFASLAPSLVRTATGSTSNLIGGSTVAALTVTGALMIYTLRNRPADKVLRLGAGLLPAGIVLILTAVHSASLSLFFIGTLVAGCGFGAGFLGAVRSLVPLALPHERAGLMSAFYVLSYLAFCLPSLLAGSLTRTFGLIATTDGYGAVLIVLAVGALLGLMRQRAVKGCSADAG; this is translated from the coding sequence ATGTCTTACCCAACGTCAAACCGAGTAAGCCTGTGGTTCCTGGCGATCACTTTACTCAGCTTTCTCGCCGCTTCCACGGCGCCGACGCCGTTGTATCACTTGTATCAGGAACAGTTGCAGTTCTCGGCAGCGACCCTGACCCTGATCTTCGGCGTGTACGCCCTGAGCTTGCTCGTAGCGCTGCTGACCGTCGGTTCGCTCTCGGATTTCCTCGGCCGTAAACCGGTGATCTTCACAGCGATCCTGCTGAACATGCTGGCGATGTTGCTGTTTATCAACGCCGACAGCGTCACTTGGCTGATCAGTGCCCGTGTGCTTCAGGGCTTCGCCACCGGAATGGCCACAGCCGTATTAAGTGCCGCGCTGCTGGATACCGATCGTCAGCAAGGGCCGCTGATCAATAGCGTGGCGCCGTTGCTGGGCATGGCCATTGGGGCGATGGGTTGCGGCTTGTTGGCCGAGTTCGCGCCGCTGCCGTTGCAACTGACCTTTTGGGTATTGCTGGCGCTATTCGTGATGCAGGCGCTGTACGTCTGGCGTCTGCCGGAAAGCGTCAGTGTGCAACCGGGCGCCTGGGCCTCGCTGCGCCCGACCCTGCATGTGCCAGTACAGGCGCGGCGCACGTTGTGGTCGGTGCTGCCGATCAACACCGCGGTGTGGGCGCTGGGTGGCTTCTTCGCCTCGTTGGCGCCGTCGCTGGTGCGCACGGCCACCGGCTCGACCTCGAACCTGATCGGCGGCTCGACGGTCGCGGCATTGACGGTGACCGGCGCGCTGATGATCTACACCTTGCGCAATCGCCCGGCGGACAAGGTGCTGCGCCTCGGCGCCGGTTTGCTGCCCGCCGGTATTGTGTTGATTCTGACGGCCGTGCACAGCGCCAGCCTGTCGCTGTTTTTCATCGGCACATTGGTGGCCGGTTGCGGTTTCGGCGCCGGTTTCCTCGGTGCCGTGCGCAGCCTTGTGCCGCTGGCCCTGCCCCATGAACGGGCCGGGTTGATGTCGGCGTTTTATGTGCTGAGCTACTTGGCGTTTTGCTTGCCGTCGTTGCTGGCGGGGAGTCTGACCCGCACCTTCGGGCTGATCGCGACCACCGACGGTTATGGCGCAGTGCTGATTGTCCTGGCTGTGGGTGCGTTGCTGGGATTGATGCGCCAGCGTGCAGTGAAAGGCTGTAGCGCCGATGCCGGATGA
- a CDS encoding TetR/AcrR family transcriptional regulator, producing the protein MAIKEGLRPGGRSARVQESVHSAVRALLEEQDRASVTVPQIATRAGVTPSTIYRRWGDLSVLLADVALARMRPESEPANTGSLRGDLRAWAEQYLDEMSSEPGRNMLRDVQCSITPGFCATIIGGQLQTILDRYPDQPLPSVDRLINLIAAPTVFRILFSTAALEVEELHRLIEIALSQ; encoded by the coding sequence ATGGCTATTAAAGAAGGTTTACGCCCAGGTGGCAGAAGTGCCCGGGTGCAAGAGTCGGTTCACTCGGCAGTCCGTGCTCTCCTCGAAGAGCAGGACCGCGCGAGCGTGACCGTGCCGCAAATCGCGACGCGCGCGGGGGTGACGCCGTCGACGATTTATCGGCGCTGGGGCGATCTGTCGGTGTTGCTGGCGGACGTCGCCCTCGCCCGCATGCGCCCGGAGAGCGAGCCGGCCAACACCGGCAGCCTGCGCGGCGATCTGCGCGCCTGGGCCGAGCAATACCTGGACGAAATGAGTTCAGAGCCCGGCCGCAACATGCTGCGCGACGTGCAATGCAGCATCACGCCGGGCTTTTGCGCGACGATTATTGGCGGGCAGTTGCAGACCATTCTGGATCGCTACCCTGACCAGCCGCTGCCGAGCGTCGATCGGCTGATCAACCTGATCGCGGCGCCGACGGTGTTTCGCATCCTGTTCTCGACGGCGGCGCTGGAGGTCGAGGAATTGCATCGGTTGATCGAGATTGCGCTGAGTCAGTGA